The DNA sequence TGCCTGTCGCCCGGCCCGAGCAACCCGCAGCACGCGGGCATCACGCTCGACGTGCTGCACGAGTTCGCGGGCAAGAAGCCGATTCTCGGCGTGTGCCTCGGCCACCAGGCGATCGGCGAAGCGTTCGGCGGCCGCGTCGTGCGCGCGAAGACCATCATGCACGGCAAGGTGAGCCGGATCGAAACCGACGGCCGCGGCGTGTTCGCCGATCTGCCGAAGCATTTCGACGTCACGCGCTACCACTCGCTCGCGATCGAGCGCGAATCGCTGCCCGACTGCCTCGAAGTGTCCGCGTGGACGGACGACGGCGAGATCATGGGCGTGCGCCACAAGACGCTGCCGATCGAAGGCGTGCAGTTCCATCCGGAATCGATCCTGTCCGAGCATGGCCACGCGCTGCTCGAGAACTTCCTGAAACAGCATCGCGCAGCCGCCCGCGCGAGCGCGCCGGCCGCCTGACCGGAGACGCACGATGACGATTACCCCGCAGGAAGCGCTGCAGCGCACGATCGAACACCGCGAAATCTTCCACGACGAGATGCTGCACCTGATGCGGCTCATCATGCGCGGCGACATGTCGCCCGTGATGGCGGCCGCGATCATCACCGGCCTGCGCGTGAAGAAGGAGACGATCGGCGAAATCGCCGCCGCCGCGACCGTGATGCGCGAGTTCGCACACCACGTCGAGGTGCCGGACAACTCCAACTTCGTCGACATCGTCGGCACGGGCGGCGACGGCGCGCACACCTTCAACATCTCGACCGCGTCGATGTTCGTGACGGCCGCGGCAGGCGCGAAGGTCGCGAAGCACGGCAACCGCGGCGTGTCGAGCAAGTCCGGCAGCGCCGACGTGCTCGAGGCGCTCGGCGTGAACATCGACCTGCAGCCGGATCAGGTTGCCGCGTCGATCGCCGAAACCGGCATGGGCTTCATGTTCGCGCCGAACCATCATCCGGCGATGAAGAACATCGCGGCCGTGCGCCGCGAGCTCGGCGTGCGGACGATCTTCAACATCCTCGGCCCGCTGACCAATCCGGCCGGCGCACCGAACCAGCTGATGGGCGTATTCCACGCCGACCTCGTCGGCATCCAGGTGCGCGTGATGCAGCGCCTCGGCGCGCAGCACGTGCTGGTCGTGTACGGCAAGGACGGGATGGACGAAGTGTCGCTCGGCGCGGCCACGCTGGTCGGCGAATTGCGCGACGGGCAGGTGCACGAATACGAGATCCATCCGGAGGACTTCGGGCTCCAGATGGTGTCGAACCGCACGCTGAAGGTCGAAAATGCCGACGAATCGCGCGTGATGCTGCTCGGCGCGCTCGACAACCAGCCGGGCGTCGCCCGCGAGATCGTCACGCTGAACGCCGGCACCGCGCTCTACGCGGCCAATGTCGCCGCGTCGATCGCGGACGGCATCCAGCTCGCCCGCGAAGCGATCGCGAGCGGCAAGGCGCGCGCGAAAGTCGACGAACTCGTGCGCTTCACGCAGCAGTTCAAGCGCTGACTCCCCTCACGAATCCAGCAGGAACCCACATGAGCGACATTCTCGACCGAATCATCGCAGTCAAGCGCGACGAAGTCGCGGCAGCCATGCGCAGCACGCCGCTCGAGGCGCTGAAACTCGAAGCATCGGCGCGCGACCTGCGCGACTTCGTCGGCGCGCTGCGCGCGAAGCAGGCCGCCGGCCAGCCCGCGGTGATCGCCGAAGTGAAGAAGGCGAGCCCGTCGAAGGGCGTGCTGCGCGAGCATTTCGTGCCGGCCGACATCGCGCGCTCGTACGCGACGCACGGCGCTGCATGCCTGTCGGTGCTGACCGACGAACAGTTCTTCCAGGGCAGCGTGCGCTACCTCGAGGAAGCGCGCGCGGCCTGCACGCTGCCGGTGCTGCGCAAGGACTTCATCGTCGACGCGTACCAGATCCTCGAGGCGCGCGCGATGGGCGCCGACGCGATCCTGCTGATCGCGGCCGCGCTCGACACGCCGCTGATGCAGGAACTCGAAGCGTATGCGCACTCGCTCGGCCTCGCGGTGCTGGTCGAGGTTCACGACCGCAACGAGATGGAACAGGCGCTCACGCTGAAGACGCCGCTCGTCGGCATCAACAACCGCAACCTGCGCACCTTCGAGACGACGATCCAGACCACGCTCGACATGCTCGACATGGTTCCGGCCGACCGCATGGTCGTAACCGAGTCGGGCATCCTGTCGCGCGCGGACGTCGACACGATGCGCGCGGCGAACGTGAACGCGTTCCTCGTCGGCGAAGCGTTCATGCGCGCGGACGAGCCGGGCGCGGCACTCGCGCGGATGTTCTTCTGATGGCGATCGAACGGGAGATCAAGCTCGCGCTGCCGGCCGGTCAGGCCGAGGCCGCGCGGCACTTTTTCGAAACGCTGACCGGCGAAACCGGCCAGACCATCACGCTCGCGAACGTCTATTACGACACGCCCGAGCTCGCGCTCGCCCAGTCGAAGAGCGCGGTGCGCGTGCGCCGCACGCCGCACGGCTGGCTGCAGACGTTCAAGACGGTCGGCATCGCCGAGGCCGGCCTGCATCGCCGCCATGAATGGGAGCTGCCGGTCGCCGGCGACGCGCTCGAAATCGACGCGCTCGTCGCCGCCTGCGACGTGCCGGAAGCCGCGACCGCATTGCGCGACGCGGCGCCCGCCCTGCACGCGCTGTTCCGCACGGATTTTTCGCGTACGCTGTGGCGCGTCGCAATCGGCGGCGCGACCGTCGAGGCGGCGGTGGACGTCGGCGAGATCGTCGTTCAGACGCAAAGCGATACGCGCCGCGAACCGATCAGCGAAATCGAACTCGAACTGATCGACGGCCCGGAAGCGGCGCTCGCGACGCTCGCCGCCGAATTGCAGCAGGCGCTGCCGGGCCTCGCCCCCGAAAACATCAGCAAGGCGCAGCGCGGCTACCGGCTGCGCGCGCAATAACCCGCATCACGCATGGCAACCCGCAAGACTCTCCGTACGCCGCAACAGGCGTCGCTGTTCGACGATCCCGCGCCGGAACCGGCGCAGCACGATGTTCCCGCCGCCGCACCCACGCGTGCGCGCACCGGCAAGAAGGCCGCGGAAGCGGCTCCGGCGCGCGCCGCACAGCCGCAGGCCGGCGCCGCCGACGTCCCGCACCTCGCCGCCCAATTCGACGCGCTGCCGGCCGTCTGGCGCGACGTGCTGAAGCCGTTCACCGACAGCGACGCGTATGCGCCGCTGTGTCGCTTCGTCGACGACGAGCGCGCCGCCGGCAAGACGGTCTATCCGACCGACGTGTTCCGCGCGCTGCGCCTGACGAGCCCGGACGACGTGAAGGTCGTGATCCTCGGCCAGGACCCGTACCACGGCGACGATCGCGGCACGCCGCAGGCCCATGGCCTCGCGTTCTCGGTGCCGCCGGCCGTGCGCACGCCGCCGTCGCTGCGCAACATCTTCAAGGAAATCGCGGCGAACTTCGGTCACGACACGCCGCGCCACGGCTGCCTCGACACGTGGGCACGCCAGGGCGTGCTGCTGCTCAACACCGTGCTGACGGTCGAGCGCGGCGCCGCCGCGAGCCACGCGAAGCGCGGCTGGGAGCAATGCACGGACACGCTGATCCGCGAGCTGGCCGGCCGTCATCGCGGCCTCGTGTTCATGCTGTGGGGCGCGCATGCGCAGGCGAAGCGCGCGCTGTTCGATGCGAACGCCCATTGCGTGCTCGAGGCGCCGCATCCGTCGCCGCTGTCCGCGCACCGCGGCTTCCTCGGCTGCCGTCACTTCGCGCTCGCGAACGAGTATCTGGTCGAAGCGGGCCGCGAACCGATCGACTGGCGGCTTCCGGAGATCGCCGAAACGCTCGCCTGACGCACGTCGCCGGCTTGGCGTGGGCGCCGGCCGCAACGCAAAAACGCCGCGCCCTGTCGGGACGCGGCGTTTTCGTTTGACGACGCAGCGCGGCACGGCCGCGCATCTGCGCACCTCTGCGCACCTCTCCGCATTACACGGCGGCGATCGCCTCGCGTGCACCGGCGAGCGCGGCGCTCTGCGCATCGGGCCCGAGGTTCAGGCCTTCGGCGTGGATGAAGCTTACGTCGGTCAGGCCGATGAAGCCGAGGAAGGTGCGCAGGAACGGCGTCTGGCTGTCGTTCGGCGTACCGAGGTACTTGCCGCCGCGCGCGGTGACCACGTGCACCTTCTTGCCCTTGATGAGGCCTTCCGGACCGTTCTCGGTATAGCGGAACGTGACGCCGGCACGGGCGATCCAGTCGAAATACGTCTTCAGTTGCGACGACACGCCGAAGTTGTACATCGGAGCGGCGATCACGACGATGTCGGCCGCCTGCAGTTCGGCGATCAGTGCATCGCTCTTCGCGACGATCGCATTCTGTTCCGCGCTGCGCTGGTCGGCCGGCGTGAAGAACGCGCCGAGCACCGTTTCGTCGAGGTGCGGCAGCGCGTCGGCCAGCAGGTCGCGCACGACGACCTGGGCGCCGGGGTTCGATTGTCGCAGCTTTGCCGTCAGTTCGCTGGCCAGCAGCGTGGACTGCGCACCTTGCGAGCGCGCCGCGGAATTGATTTGCAGAATGGTCGTCATGTCAGGCTCCAGTTGGATTGCGCTTGGTCAGCGCGAGTGACGCCATTGTGCGTGGCCACATCGTCGCGAAAAAGCGGGGCTCCGGCGACGGATTGTTGCATCAGCAGAACAATCGGCCGCCGGTTGGGCGCAGCCCGCCTGCGCTCAGCCGTTCAGCCAGGCTTCCCGGGCGTTGCGCGCGGCGGCCGGCTTCGCGGCCGCGGTCAGCCGGTAGCGCGTGACGTCCGGGCCGTCGAGCTTCAGCTTCACGGTCCGCAGCTCGTCGCGCCGGAACGCGTGGATCTCGACCTTGTCGCCCGGCCGGTAGCGCGCGAGCAGCGCGTCGAGGTTCGTGCCGGTGATGCGCAGGCCGTCGAGCGCGATCAGCGTGTCGCCGGCCGACAGCCCTGCGCGGTGCGCGCCGCCGCCTTCGTAGACGGCCGCCAGCGTGCAGTCCGCGCCGCCGCGCAGGCGCGCGCCGATGCTCGGCTTCGCGGCCGCGCCGTTCGCGACTTCCGGCACGAGCGTCACGCCGAACGGCGCGAACAGTTCGGCGAGCGGCAGGTCGCGCGTGCCGTGCACGGCGTCGGCGAACAGGCGGCCGAGCGCGACGCCGGTGGCTTCCTCGATCAGCGCGTCGACTTCGTCCTCGCCGACGCCCGCCTGCTTGCCGCGATAGAAGTCGCGCCCGTAGCGCTGCCACAGCAGGCGCATCACGTCGTCGAGCGACTTGCGGTTGCGCGTTTGCGCGCGAATCGCCAGATCGAACGCGAGCGCGACGAGCGAACCCTTCGTGTAGTAGCTGACGATCGCGTTGGTCGCGTTCTCGTCCTGCCGGTAATACTTGATCCACGCGTCGAACGAGCTGTCGGCGACGCTCTGCTTCAGGCGGCCCGTGCCGCGCAGCACGCCGCCGATGGTGCGGCCGAGCGCGGCGAAGTATTCGTCCTGCGACATCAGCCCGCTGCGCACCAGCATCAGGTCGTCGTAATACGACGTGAAGCCCTCGAACAGCCACAGCAGCGACGTGTAGTTTTCGCGCCCGAGGTCGTACGGCACGAACGCGGCCGGCTTGATGCGCTTCACGTTCCACGTGTGGAAGTATTCGTGGCTGCACAGGCCGAGGTAGGTACGATAGCCTTCGGTCGTTTCCGGCCGTCCCTTCACCGGCAGGTCGGTGCGGTTGCAGATCAGCGCGGTCGACGCACGGTGCTCGAGGCCGCCGTAGCCGTCGCTGACCGCGAGCGTCATGAACACGTAGCGGTCCATCGGCGCCTTCTTCGACTTCGGCTCGAACAGCGCGATCTGCGCTTCGCACACGCGCTTGAGGTCGGTACGCAGGCGCTCCATGTCGAGCTGCGTCACACGCCCGGCGATCACGATGTCGTGCGGCACGCCGTGCGCTTCGAACGTCGCCAGCGCGAATTCGCCGATCGTGACCGGATGGTCGGCCAGTTCGTCATAGTTCGCCGCGCGATAGGCGCCGAACCCGTACCGCCGCGTGCCGCGCGCCTCGGGCAGCGACGTGCCGACGCGCCACGTGCGGAACGCCGGGCCGGCCGGCTTCGCGATGTCGACCTCGCACGGTGCGTCCTCGCGGCCGGCAACGCTCAGAAACACCGCGGTGGCGTTGAAGAAGCCGCCCGCTTCGTCGAGATACGCGGAGCGCACCGACAGGTCCCACGCATAGACGTCGTAGCGCAGCGTCAGCGCGCCGCTCACCGGCGCGGCCTGCCACGTGTTCTTGTCGGTCTTGGCGATCCGCACCTTGCGGCCGGCGTCGTTGAACGCGGCGAGCGTGACGATGTTGCGCGCGAACTCGCGCACGAGATAGCTGCCCGGAATCCAGACCGGCAGCGCGAAGCGCTGGCCTGCGGGATCGGGGTCGGCGACCGTCACCGAGACTTCGAACAGGTGCGCGGCAAGATCTTTCGGGGCAATCGAATAGCGGATCGGCTGGGTCATCGTGGCAATCGGTCGGAAATCGGTCGGAGATCGAACGGGATAAGGCGGCGAAAACGACGAGAGGCGCCGGCGGGTGTCGCGGGCGCCCCTCGCTGGCCGGGCGCTGCGGCCCGGCGTGTCGGTCGGTTACTTGCTCGACGCGAGCGCCTGGTTCAACTGCTCGGCCGAAACGGCGCCCGGCAGGCGGCGACCGTCCGGCAGGAAGATCGTCGGCGTGCCGGTGACGTTCATCCCGTGGCCGAGCGCGAGGTTCTTGTCGAGCGCGGTGGTGTCGCAGGTGCCGGCGCCGGACGGCGCGCGATGGTCGATCATCCAGCTTTCCCACGTCTTCGCGCGATCGCTCGCGCACCAGATCGCCTTCGACTTCGCGGTCGAATCCGGCGACAGCACCGGGTACAGGAACGTGTAGACGGTCACGTTGTCGATCGACTGCAGCGTCGTCTCGAGCCGCTTGCAGTACGGGCAGTTGGGGTCGGAGAACACCGCGATCTTGCGTGCGCCGTTGCCCTTCACGACCTTGATCGCGTTCGCGAACGGCAGGCTCGCGAAATCGATCCGGTTCAGATCGGACAGGCGTGCGTCGGTCAGGTTCTTGTGCGTCTTGGTGTCGACGAGATCGCCGAGCAGCACGTAGTCGCCCGCTGCGTCGCTATAGATGATCTGCGAGCCGAGGTTCACCTCGTAGAGGCCCGCGACCGGCGATTTCGACACGCTCTTGATCGGCGCGTCGCTGCCGAGACGCGCCTGCAGCGTGGCTTTCAGCTTGTCGGTGGTTTGGTCGGCCTGCGCGGTACAGCCAAGCGTCGCCATCGTGACGGCGAGCGCCAGCGAGGCGATGCGGATCGTTCTTTTCATCGGGTTGGTCCTTCAGCTCAATCGAAGTGCACGTCACAGTGTACGCCGTAACGGGCACCTGTCCGACAGGACCGCCATGCGAGGGTTCGATCAGCCGAGCGCGGCCGACACCAGCCAGCGCTTCACGAGCGGCTGCGCGCCGACGAACGCCATGCCCGCGTTGCGCACCGCCTTCGCGAGCGGGCCGGGCACCGAGAACAGCCGCTGCAGCCCGTCGGTCGCGACCATCAGCGCGCGGATGTCCTCGCGGCGCGCGCGCTCGTAGCGGCGCAGCAGCACCGTATCGCCGAGATTGCGGAAGCTCTCCTTGCTCGCGATCGCATCGGCGAGCGACGCGACGTCGCGCAGCCCGAGGTTCATCCCCTGCCCCGCGAGCGGGTGGATCAGATGCGCGGCGTCGCCGACGAGCGCGACGCGCGGCGCGATCAGCTTGTCGACCGTCTGCAGCGCGAGCGGGAAACCGGCCGCCGGCGTCACGCATTCGAGCGTGCCGACCTGACCGTGCGACACGCGTTCGACTTCGGCGGCGAGCTGCGCGGGATCGAGCGCGAGCAGCTGATCGGCGTGCGCGGTCTGCGCGGACCACACGAGCGACACGTGGCCGTCGGGCAGCGGCAACAACGCGATGATCTCGCCTTCGTGGAACCACTGGTACGCGGTCTCGCGGTGCGGCAGCGACGCCTTGAAGTTCGCGACGACGCCCGTCTGCCGGTAATCGCGGCGCTCGACCTTGGCGCCCATTTGGGAGCGCACCCACGAATGGGCGCCGTCCGCGCCGACCACGAGGTCCGCCTCGACCACGTGCCCGGACGACAGCGTCAGGACGGCCGCATCGTCGCGCACGTCGAAGCCCTGTGCGCGCGCGTCGAACCACGTGAGATTCGGCTGGAACCGCAGCGCGGCGTCGAGCGACGTCTCGATCAGCGACGATTCGACGATCCATGCGAGCTGCGGCACCGACGCCTGGTACGCGGAGAAATGCAGCTCCGCGTGGGCATCGCCGTACACGCGCATGTCGTACACCGGCGCGAGCCGCCCGTGGTCGAGCGCCTGCCAGACCCGCAGCCGTTCGAGCAACGCCTGCGAACTGGAGGACAGCGCGTAGATGCGCGTATCGAACGCGAGATCGGCGGGGCGCGGGGTCGCCGGCTGGGCGAGCAACGCGGTCTTGTAGCCGGACTGGGTCAGCGCGAGCGCGGCCGTCTTGCCGACGAGCCCGCCGCCGACCACGGCGACGTCGAAGGTGTGGTGGGCAGTCATGGCGCGCATTATAGCCGCGGGGCCGAGCCCTTACGCGGCCGGACTTTGCGGGAAATCAGCAGAATCGCCCGCGGCTGCGCCGATGCGGCGGCCGGTCGCGTCGGGGCGTTCCGGCCAAGGCCGGAAACCGGGGCGTCGGCACGGTACAATAGCGCCTTTGAACGTCGGCTCGCCGCGCCTCGCGCGCCGGCCGTCCCTATTTTCCCGCGCCGCCGCGCTCCGTCCGGCCGCGCCGCCCCACCCGTCCGAAGGATTCCATGAGCCTCAAATGCGGCATCGTCGGCTTGCCCAACGTCGGCAAGTCCACACTGTTCAATGCGTTGACGAAGGCCGGCATCGCCGCCGAGAACTACCCGTTCTGCACGATCGAGCCGAACGTCGGCATCGTCGAAGTCCCCGACACGCGCCTGAAGGCGCTGGCCGAAATCGTCAAGCCCGAGCGCGTCCTGCCGGCCGTCGTCGAATTCGTCGACATCGCGGGCCTCGTCGCCGGCGCGAGCAAGGGCGAAGGCCTCGGCAACCAGTTCCTCGCGAACATCCGCGAAACCGACGCGATCACGCACGTCGTGCGCTGCTTCGAAGACGACAACGTGATCCACGTCGCCGGCAAGGTCAACCCGATCGACGACATCGAAGTGATCAACACCGAGCTCGCGCTCGCCGATCTCGGCACCGTCGAGAAGGCGCTCACGCGCTACTCGAAGGCCGCGAAGTCGGGCAACGACAAGGAAGCGGTGAAGCTCGCGGCGGTGCTCGAGAAAGTGCGCGCGCAGCTCGACCAGGGCAAGGCCGTGCGCAGCCTCGACCTGTCGGACGACGAGCAGGCGCTGCTCAAGCCGTTCTGCCTGATCACGGCGAAGCCCGCGATGTACGTCGCGAACGTGAAGGACGACGGCTTCGACAACAACCCGCACCTCGAAGCGGTGCGCAAGTACGCGGAAAGCGAGAACTCGCCGGTGGTCGCCGTGTGCGCCGCGATCGAGGCGGAAATCGCCGATCTCGACGACGCCGACAAGGAAGCGTTCCTCGCGGACATGGGCATGGAAGAGCCGGGCCTCGACCGCGTGATCCGCGCGGGCTTCAAGCTGCTGGGCCTGCAGACCTACTTCACCGCGGGCGTGAAGGAAGTGCGCGCGTGGACGATCCATATCGGCGACACGGCGCCGCAGGCGGCCGGCGTGATCCACACCGACTTCGAGCGCGGCTTCATCCGCGCGCAGACGATCTCGTTCGACGACTTCGTCGCGTACAAGGGCGAACAGGGTGCGAAGGAAGCCGGCAAGATGCGCGCGGAAGGCAAGGAATACGTCGTGCACGACGGCGATGTGATGAACTTCCTGTTCAACGTCTGATACCTGACCGCCGATGCCGGGCGAGCGCCCCGGCATCGCGCCACGCGAACCGTCGCGAAAAGCAAATGGGCCGATCGGCAAGTGCCGATCGGCCCATTTTTCATCACGCGGCCTGCCCGCGTGCCGGCGGCGGGCAGCGCGCCCGCCATCCGGTCGTCACGTCGTCAAGTCGCCGAGACTCGCCCGCCGGCCACCGCGCGCGCATCGCGCGCACGCTTGTTCAGCCACGAAGCGAACAGCACCAGCAGCGCCAGCACGGCCGTCGCGCCCACTTCCATCCGGTGCGCCTCGCTCACGAACATCACGGTCAGCGTGCCGCAGATGAACAGGATCACCGCCCACGTGAGCCACGGGAACAGCCACATCCGCAGCGTCAGGTCCGCGCCCGTCGATTCGAGCGTCTTGCGCATCCGCAGCTGCGAGATCGCGATCACGAGATACACGAGCAGTGCGATCGCGCCCGAGGTCGCGAGCAGGAAGCCGAACACCTGCTCCGGCATCAGATAGTTCGCGATCACCGTCAGGAAGCCGAACGCGGTCGACGCCAGCACAGCCGCGCGCGGCGTGCCGGTCGAATCGGTGCGGTGCAGGAACGCGGGCGCGTCCTTGCGCTTGGACAGCGAGAACAGCATCCGCGACGCCGTGTACAGCGCCGAATTCAGGCAGCTCGCGACCGACACCAGCACGATCACGTCGATGATCGCCTTCGCGTTCGGCACGCCGATCAGCTCCATCGCACGCTGATACGAGCCGTGCTTCGGCAGCAGCGGATCGTTCCACGGCACGATGGCGGCGACGACGAGAATCGAGCCGAGGTAGAACAGCGTGATACGCCAGATCACCGAGTTCGTCGCGCGGACGATCTGGCGCTGCGGGTTGTCCGATTCCGCGGCCGCGATCGTCACGATCTCGGTGCCGAGAAACGAGAACATGGTCGTCAGCATCGCAGCCAGCACCGCGCCCGCGCCGTTCGGCATGAAGCCCTGGTGCGCGAACAGGTTCGACACGCCCGACACCGCCGGCGCCGGAACGATGCCGAGGATCGCGGCACCGCCGATGCACAGGAACACGACGATCGCGACCACCTTGATCAGCGCGAACCAGAATTCGAATTCGCCGTAGTTCTTGACCGAAAAGAGATTGGTGATCGTCAGCAGCAGCGTGATGCCGAGCGCGAAGATCCAGGTCGCGACGCCGGGGAACCACGCATTGAGAATGGTTGCGGCGGCCGTTGCCTCGATCGGAATCACCAGCACCCAGAACCACCAGTACAGCCAGCCGATCGAGAAGCCGGCCCAATGGCCGATCGCGCGATCGGCATAGGTCGAGAACGAACCGCTGTCCGGATGCGCGACGGCCATCTCGCCGAGCATGCGCATCACCAGCACGACCAGCACGCCCGCGATCGCATACGCGAGGATGGAAGCCGGGCCGGCCTCCGCGATGGCGTGGCCGGAGCCCACGAACAAGCCCGCGCCGATGACGCCGGCAATCGACATCATCGTCACGTGCCGCTGTTTCAGACCCGTGCCGAGGCCTGTGTTGCTTCCACTCATATGTCTCTCTCCAAAAAACGGTGCCGGTACGACCGGTTGTGGCATGAAGGCGGCGAGGGAGTTGTCGTTGTTGTATCCGCTGCCCGCCGCGCATGCGTCGCATGCGGACCAGGAGCCGGATCGGGCCGGTCTGGTCGGTGCGCGACGCAGTCTGCGAAGCTGCGGGTGCGATGCGGCGCTCAGCGCGCCGGCGCATCGCGTGCGCCCGTTCCGTCGGCCGTCGGTCGGCCGCCTTCGAAGCGAAGGAGTGTAAGCATCAAACGGTTCTGAACTAAGAACCAATTGAAGAATTTCGATGGAACCACTGGTTGCATCGATGGTCGTCGATGCAACGCTTGGTGTCGGTTCGGCGGCCGGGCGAGCGGCGCG is a window from the Burkholderia vietnamiensis LMG 10929 genome containing:
- the gabP gene encoding GABA permease; the encoded protein is MSGSNTGLGTGLKQRHVTMMSIAGVIGAGLFVGSGHAIAEAGPASILAYAIAGVLVVLVMRMLGEMAVAHPDSGSFSTYADRAIGHWAGFSIGWLYWWFWVLVIPIEATAAATILNAWFPGVATWIFALGITLLLTITNLFSVKNYGEFEFWFALIKVVAIVVFLCIGGAAILGIVPAPAVSGVSNLFAHQGFMPNGAGAVLAAMLTTMFSFLGTEIVTIAAAESDNPQRQIVRATNSVIWRITLFYLGSILVVAAIVPWNDPLLPKHGSYQRAMELIGVPNAKAIIDVIVLVSVASCLNSALYTASRMLFSLSKRKDAPAFLHRTDSTGTPRAAVLASTAFGFLTVIANYLMPEQVFGFLLATSGAIALLVYLVIAISQLRMRKTLESTGADLTLRMWLFPWLTWAVILFICGTLTVMFVSEAHRMEVGATAVLALLVLFASWLNKRARDARAVAGGRVSAT